One Alnus glutinosa chromosome 3, dhAlnGlut1.1, whole genome shotgun sequence genomic region harbors:
- the LOC133863647 gene encoding glycine-rich protein A3 — protein sequence MGGGKDKDGHESSDKGMFSHLAGYATGHYPPQGYPPQGYPPQGYPPQGYPPQGYPPQAYQPAGYPPPGGYPPAGYSPGGYPPPGGYPAPGGYPPPAYPPPGGYPQSGYPGPSAPYHSGHGSSGGMGALLAGGAAAAAAAYGAHQLSHGGHHLGHGGHYGYGHGKFKHGKFKHGKFGKRWKHGGMFGKHKFKKWK from the exons ATGGGAGGTGGAAAGGACAAGGATGGTCATGAGTCTAGTGACAAAGGAATGTTTTCACATCTTGCTGGATATGCTACTGGACACTATCCTCCACAAGGATACCCTCCACAGGGATATCCTCCACAGGGATATCCTCCTCAAGGATATCCTCCTCAAGGATATCCCCCACAAGCCTACCAACCAGCTGGATATCCACCTCCAGGTGGATACCCCCCAGCTGGATACTCCCCAGGTGGATACCCTCCCCCAGGTGGATACCCTGCCCCAGGTGGATACCCTCCACCAGCCTATCCTCCCCCAGGTGGATATCCCCAATCCGGTTATCCCGGTCCATCAGCTCCATATCATTCTG GGCATGGATCATCTGGTGGTATGGGAGCGTTGTTAGCAGGAGGTGCTGCTGCAGCAGCCGCTGCTTATGGTGCTCATCAGCTCTCACATGGTGGCCATCATCTCGGACATGGGGGTCACTATGGCTATGGTCATGGAAAGTTCAAACATGGCAAATTTAAGCACGGGAAATTTGGCAAGCGCTGGAAGCATGGCGGCATGTTTGGAAAGCATAAGTTCAAGAAATGGAAGTGA